A window from Musa acuminata AAA Group cultivar baxijiao chromosome BXJ3-10, Cavendish_Baxijiao_AAA, whole genome shotgun sequence encodes these proteins:
- the LOC135651431 gene encoding uncharacterized protein LOC135651431 produces MERHVLVFLVLCTCFASSVSSYCDDDYDSNSSAPVVDTAVAPAPASSAGSYIAVVDLPKGEKPQHFTIRILASILGSEEAATKALIRVYDYAFSGFEARLSPRQASALMSTYSLLETTIVLHCSYGHDKLLI; encoded by the exons ATGGAGAGGCACGTCCTCGTCTTCCTCGTCCTCTGCACATGCTTTGCTTCCTCTGTTTCCTCGTACTGCGACGACGACTACGACTCCAACTCCAGCGCTCCTGTTGTCGACACAGCAGTCGCACCTGCGCCTGCGTCCTCGGCAGGTAGCTACATCGCCGTCGTGGACTTGCCCAAGGGCGAGAAGCCACAGCACTTCACCATCAGAATCCTCGCCTCCATTCTCGGCAG CGAGGAGGCTGCTACGAAAGCTTTGATACGTGTCTACGACTATGCCTTCTCCGGCTTCGAAGCACGCCTCAGTCCACGACAAGCCTCCGCACTAATGAGTACGTACTCTCTCCTTGAGACTACGATCGTGCTGCACTGTTCTTATGGTCATGATAAGTTGCTGATCTGA
- the LOC103969761 gene encoding ammonium transporter 3 member 3-like, with amino-acid sequence MAVPTAYQGNTSAAVPEWLNKGDNAWQMVSATLVGLQSVPGLVILYGSIVKKKWAVNSAFMALYAFAAVWICWVTWAYNMSFGDKLVPFWGKAKPALGQRFLIKRAALPATTHLYHNGTVETAMSTPYLPMASVVYFQCSFAAITVVLLAGSLLGRMNIKAWMAFVPLWLTFSYTVGAFSLWGGGFLFQWGVIDYSGGYVIHLSSGIAGLTAAYWVGPRTASDRERFPPNNVLLVLAGAGLLWMGWAGFNGGAPYAANIDASMAVLNTHVCAATSLLMWTTLDVVFFKKPSVIGAVQGMMTGLVCITPGAGLVQGWAAMVMGILSGSIPWFTMMVVHRRWTFLQNIDDTLGVFHTHAVAGFLGGAATGLFAEPVLCALFLPVTHSRGGVYGGVGGVQLLKQVVGAGFVVAWNAVVTTAICAAIRFVVPLRMSEDQLKIGDDEVHGEEAYALWGDGEALELTTHAPPNSQLESQRPHVPTGVTQNV; translated from the exons ATGGCGGTGCCGACGGCGTACCAGGGCAACACGTCGGCGGCGGTGCCGGAGTGGCTGAACAAAGGGGACAACGCGTGGCAGATGGTGTCGGCCACGCTGGTCGGCCTGCAGAGCGTTCCGGGACTGGTGATCCTCTACGGCAGCATCGTGAAGAAGAAGTGGGCGGTCAACTCGGCCTTCATGGCGCTGTACGCCTTCGCCGCCGTCTGGATCTGCTGGGTCACCTGGGCCTACAACATGTCCTTCGGCGACAAGCTCGTCCCCTTCTGGGGGAAGGCCAAGCCGGCCCTCGGCCAGAGGTTCCTCATCAAGCGGGCGGCCCTTCCGGCCACGACCCACCTCTACCATAACGGCACCGTGGAGACCGCCATGTCCACCCCCTACTTACCCATGGCCTCCGTGGTCTACTTCCAGTGCTCCTTCGCCGCCATCACCGTCGTCCTCCTCGCCGGCTCCCTCCTCGGCCGGATGAACATCAAAGCCTGGATGGCCTTCGTCCCACTGTGGCTCACCTTCTCCTACACCGTCGGCGCCTTCTCCCTCTGGGGCGGTGGCTTCCTCTTCCAGTGGGGCGTCATCGACTACTCCGGCGGCTACGTCATCCACCTCTCCTCCGGCATCGCCGGCCTCACCGCCGCCTACTGG GTCGGGCCGAGGACAGCGAGCGACAGAGAGAGGTTCCCACCGAACAACGTGCTGCTAGTGCTAGCCGGGGCGGGGCTGCTGTGGATGGGGTGGGCGGGGTTCAATGGCGGGGCGCCCTACGCCGCCAACATCGATGCGTCCATGGCGGTGCTCAACACGCACGTATGCGCCGCGACGAGCCTCCTCATGTGGACGACGCTCGATGTGGTCTTCTTCAAGAAGCCGTCAGTCATCGGCGCCGTGCAAGGGATGATGACCGGCCTCGTATGCATCACACCCGGTGCAG GACTGGTCCAAGGCTGGGCTGCCATGGTGATGGGGATCTTGTCCGGGAGCATCCCCTGGTTCACCATGATGGTGGTGCACCGCAGATGGACCTTTCTTCAGAACATCGACGACACGCTCGGCGTCTTCCACACCCATGCCGTCGCCGGCTTCCTCGGCGGCGCCGCCACCGGCCTCTTCGCCGAGCCCGTCCTGTGCGCCCTCTTCCTCCCCGTCACCCACTCTCGCGGCGGCGTCTACGGCGGCGTCGGCGGCGTCCAGCTCCTGAAGCAGGTCGTCGGCGCCGGGTTCGTCGTCGCGTGGAACGCCGTCGTCACCACCGCCATCTGCGCGGCCATCCGCTTCGTCGTCCCGCTCCGCATGTCCGAGGACCAGCTCAAGATCGGCGACGACGAAGTGCATGGCGAGGAAGCCTACGCGTTGTGGGGCGACGGGGAGGCGTTGGAGCTAACGACGCATGCACCACCCAACTCCCAATTGGAATCGCAGCGTCCTCATGTTCCTACTGGCGTGACCCAAAACGTTTGA